The sequence atgcataaactAATGGACAACAGCAATAAAATTACTTCGTTATGAGAAGAAAGGATATTTTAAATCTTCAATTACCTACCTCAACTCCTTTGCGCCTGGACTCATCAGAGAATAAAGAAAGAACATCATCTAGTATCGAGCGAAGGTCAAATGGAACTGCCTCAAGTTCTAACTTGCCAGCTTCAATTTTGGCCCGATCAAGCACTTCATTTATCAATGTTATCAGTGATTTTCCACAAGCCTGAGCAGTTTGAGCATAATCTCTTTGAGTTGAATTCAGATTTGTATCTAGGAGCAGAGCAAGCATTCCTGAAGTCACAATGAAACAGATGGAGTTTAAGAGGTAAGTAGTGTAATTAATTAAATTGCTGTTGAGAATCTTGAGATAAGTTTGCATATCAGTATTAGAAATAGCACCATACCATACCTAGGATCCCATTCATTGGAGTTCTTATTTCATGTGAAACAGTAGCCAAGAACTGTGTTTTGCAACCAAAAAAATGCATGTCAACCTCCCAAAGATCAACGCAACGTAATAAAGAATCTCAAAACGTGGAAAATATATTAAAAGAACCTGGGATTTAGCAACATCAGCTGCTTCAGCTTGAACCTTTAGTTCCTGCATTTTATGGAAATCATCCTCTACTTTATTAATGTGGCTTGCGGATTTGTAACCCGTGTAGCCAATTAAGAGGAAGATGATAAAAATAAATACTGCAGTGGTCACTGCTCCCCGAGATATAGGAGCCTCATGAAGATACCTGCAAATGCACAAACATATTAAGGATCCACGTCGTCAAAGTTTAAGTTTTCTTACATGGCGCAATTGCTACCAAGTCAAGGAAGGATGAGCACTTACCTACAAATCATCTCATGCTTACGAAACGGATCACCGAAATCAAGCTTGCTAACATGCTTAAGTGTGGGATCACCATTTGGGTTCTGGTGTCCGTACATGATTAGAGGATCAGAAGAGTTTGTAACATCATAGACATTTACAATAATCGGATGATTTGCAGCAAGTTGCCCAAGTAGACACTCAACGAGAGATTCAACATCAAAGGCTCCACCAAGATACCTGCTTTCAGTTAAGCATATGATAGCTTCAATTTCAGAGACGTGGAAAACAAAAATTTAGAAGACAAGCAGGAGTTTGGTAACAAGTATTCATTATCATGAGATGTGCTAAAACATTAGATATAACTAAGCCTGTATCTTAATCAACAATCTATTCAACAAACATTAGCTCCTCCTTTGATTGTGAAGATTAATATAAAATGAGAATAAGTAGATAATATAGGCACAGAAAGATCCACTTGAGAAGAAGCGAGCTCCTCTTATTAGACCAGATCCAGTGGCCCTCACGATGGACCAAACCCAGTGGCCCTCGCGACGCTTGGCCATCGTGAGAACATCGCGAGAAGGGTTGGCGCTTGCGATATAGAGAGTTTTCTGTAAAGGGACTGGGGAATTCTTTATCCAGAACAAGGGCCCTCGCGACGCGAGGCCAGCCCGGTGCCCATGCTAGGCCTTCTTGCGACACGAGCCAGCCACGAAGGGCACCTGGAGCTtcttccttgctttcttttccaACTTTGACATATTCAAGTCCCAATACCAAGTTCGTACACTTCCACAGTATGCTCCACATACACCCCCAAGGAATAAAATGAATAGTCCCTTTTATGTGGCTAGCACGGCGAATAGGCCTGCGCCTATAGATCCTTAAGAATTTAAACTAAGCTACATATATTTCCATTAACCGGTTTGTGGGAGCGAGAAGCAGAAGAAACAAAAAATGCTAAGTTTAAGACTAAAAATGATGACTGGAATTAGGCCCTATTTGACCACGAAAAGCTTTTAAAGCAAAAAGATGACAACCAAATATCTTGAAACTACCGAGCACGCGAGAACACATCCAAACAGAAAACGTCATTGGCACAAGCTTACCCTGCAGTGGCTTCAACACGTTCATGCTCAGTCGGGTTTTGCGGAAGCTTGGATTTGTAAACAGGGAATGTCAAAACAACACCAAGGTGATGAGAACCCAGAAGCCGGAAGGGACTCGTAAGAACTGCCTTCCCGCTGGCCCTAGCTCTCATGATATTTTCACGGTCCTCCTGAATAAACCAACAAAAGAACAAGTCCAACAATATAAGCTAGAAGAACCAACAAGAAGTTAAAATTCCATATAAGTTTTGAAACTAATTCAATTACCTCTCCTGACATCATGTCAAGTGATTCTATGTAGGACACAGTTTCTTGAGAAAATATAACTGGAGAATACTCATCTCTGATAGGTGAAGCCTCTCTTTCCATTGTTTTAATAGTCCATCCATGTTGTCTCTCAAATTCTTCCCTCTCTGAATGTAAAACTCTCTCTGCATATGCCACCCCACTTAATAGTGGCCTCTCAAATGCTGTTCTAGCAGTGTACTCAGCAAAGGTTTTCTGCATTATTAGTAAAGAGAATCAGAGTCCAAAATGGAGCAAAACAAATATTAAGAATTCATATAGCTTACACTAATTAGTTTAGGATTAAGAGGTACTTGTTCTTGTCACTGTTAAAAGATTGaaccggtgcactaagctctcgctatgcgcggccggaccacaaaggtctattgtaTGCCGCCTTACCTTGCAGAAATGAACGTAAGCTATTTCCAtggctcgaacctgtgacctcTTGGTCACACGGCAACAACTTTAACGGTTACGCCAAGGCTGTTAAAAGATTGaaccaaaccaaaaaaaatattcatATGAAGCAATACACCAAGACCAAACAACAACAAGTTGGGTCTGTGGAGGGTACGGAGGGTAATGTCTATTTCAAACAAGAATCAAATTATTCTCATTAAATCAATAAATTTCAGAACTTTTTTCACTCCAAGAATGAGAAAAACTAAGACCGCTGAGGAGCACAAACCTGATCAATTGCAGATGGATTCTTCTCATAATGGAAAGTTGAGACAAGAATAGCAAGGGCATGAACATGGTTAACACTAACACTGAATTGATCTTGTAACATTCTTGCCCTTTGATCACACATACTCACTAACCCTTCTTTTCTCTTCTCCTTCTGATTAGCATCCATAGAAAAGTATACAAAAATGCTAAAAACCATACAACAAATAATCCAAAAAGCAAAAAGTTTTGGAAGCAAACACTGAGAAGGCACAAATCTGTGCTTTCTCTTTGAGTCAAATTGCTCATTCTCCTTCACAGATAACATGTGGTGGTTTTGCATTTTATCACCCATCACCACAAACACTACAAAAAATCTTCTTGTACTTTCAAAACTTTACCAATTTATCTATCAGTTAGAAACCAGAAAAGATACAAGAGAACAACCCCATTTaaagaaatgagctaaaaatCATTGCTTTCTGCAAAAGGACAAGCAGTTTTTTGAAGCTCTAACTTTTTGAATCATAGGAAAAAGCAATTTTTTTCATAACAAATGTGTTAAAGATCATTGATTTGTGTGATCAAATTATCAGATACTGTAAAAAGGCAAAAAACCCACCAAGAAAAATGAACAAACAAATCATTTCCCCCAACCCCCACCACACCACACCACACCCCCTCACTCCTCTTTCTCTCTCCTGACACATACACTTTCATGAGAATGGAAAGAAGAGAAACCCAAGAAAAAGATagaatttttttctattttctcataATAATTCCCACCTCATGGAAGAAACAAAGCATGGTTTGACTGCAGTCCTAAAAAGATGAACAAAAATCCCAAATTCCAAGAACTCAACACTACTACTATgtctgtcttttttttttctttttttacttcaATGGGGATTTGGATATATGGAATAAAAAATGATGATAGCATTCCAATCTAACCATGTGCTTTTTTTGTCTACCTTGGTTCAATGCAAGCGTGGTGTTAAGTTGAAGAATCTAGAAAATGAAGAACATGTTCTCAATGTTTTGCTGTTCTATTTAATATACaacataaaatataaaatattacagTCCAACTGAACTCAAAGAAACAAGAGAATAGCAGTAGGCAGTAGCAAGACCAACTAAGcacaaacaaacaaaagaaattaaccaaaaagagaaaagggaaGAGTATAGAAGACCTTCATTTTCAATATTAAAACAGACAACTGAAATACTATAACAAGTGAATGGATTTAAGTAACTGATATATAACAATAACAACTACTAATTCATTAATTTTATGTAGcacaaatttaagaaaaaatgtaTCTACGGTTTTGAATTTTGTGGTATTAATTGTGTCTTgacatttttataattataaaatatgtcattaaaatatttacaaaaaataCTCCTCTATTTCAAATTAGATGACTCATTTTGCTTAGCGAGAGTCACTTTGACTAAACTTTGAAGTAAAATTTGAATTAATTCAActcattattttaaaattaaaattcaaatATTCAAAAGCTTTATGAAAAGTACTATAAGTTGTATTTTTCTATGTCAATatgattaaaaaaattattttaaaataatggtTAAATTTCACATAGTTTGAGTTTTGATAAGCGAAATATAacatctaaattgaaacgaatCCAATatgtaattaataataaaataaaagaagtataacttattttcaaatatagaaaGGTGGCATATCTTTTAAGTATAcaaaaaaatcatataaaatgggacaaaagaaatgTGTCTTAGATCTAAACTAATTGAAGTTATTAGATATACTTTGGACTAGTTTTCATTATATtcttgtttaccctaaaaacggataacaattgaatttatattgtggttttaaggacactTGATTTTACTTGGCATAAACTGAGAAAAAACGCAAAGTGATATCGAAATTAACTACAATTAGATAAAGCAACCCAAAGGAAATGTATATCTTTGATCCTCGAGCTAGATCACCTTCGAATCGAACAAGTATTTCACTGAAAAATATGAACAGAATAACAGAGTATTGAGAGCTTAAGAGAAAGACAGTATATTGTTTTTTAACATGAATGTGATCCCTTTACAATTGATCAGagcccctttatatagtaggaaagTCCTACCCTTAATACAATCCTAAATACAGtaagaaatcccatgattagtTGATTAATTGGCCCCTTTTTGATACGTACTGAGATTTCTGACGTGACCCTCACCCGATCACGGATATCTTGGCTTTCCGTTATTTGGTtcggtctcgatcttggcttGTCTCGATCTCGATTGATCCCTGAGTCACGAGCTTAGCAATCTAAGTTCGTGTCACGGTCCGGTATGACATGAGGTCGAACCTTGGCCTACCACGCCTCGGTCTCGATTAATCATACAAAAAAAGCAAGCccaattttgaccgtatacagatagtccccttgttttttggagagtaatgaAAAGAAATGATTTGAGCCCTCGATCTCCACCTTGATATATCACAACGTAAGCAGCAGAGATAACCGAAATGTCTTGTCGGTACAATTTCTCAGGCATTTAATGCGCGTCAATCGACAGTCGGCAATTACTGGTTTTGAACCGTCATTGAGAAATTATAATTATCCTCCTTCTTTATTGTTCAAACTTTACTTTCGAATCTTCTTTGCGCTAATCTTCAAAATCCTCTTTCTTCCTCAAAGCTTTGTAGTTTGAGATTTCTGGTGATTCTTCGCCTGTTTCATCTAAAAATATCAAGTGCTTCTTCTCGGTTTCCATTCTTCTTCATTCATAAAAGTAAAATGACTAAGACTTCAAAAACTGTTCCATAAAAGGAGACTGTTTCATTGTCACAGCCGGCCGGTAAGGAACCTGTGGCGGAGCCACGCCCTGAAGAGTTTTTTCCCAAAGGGTGTGTCGTcgattttgatttcaaaattggaaaaacttcctccgTACCGGGCCGATATGAACCCGTATGGAGATATATTTGTTCGATACCCGATAACCTCCTCTTCCAGgttaaaaaatattatatctGGGGTAAGAAACATGTGGCGGTGCCTGCTCCAAAAGAGTCAATCACCACTCACGTGGAaggttttttaagtgtttacacttatcccttcacgttgaGTCCTTTGGATCCGATTATCATAGATTTCTGCAAGAAGTACGTGGTGACCCTTGGTCAGATTCATCcctctttctggaggatagtgATATTACTTCGTTTCTTCGTAAGCAAAGTCGACGGGCTTCTCTTTACCTTCGACCACCTCATATGCTTGtatagtccccgactctatcgatAAGGACTAATAAAGTTTCAACGTCGGGCCACAAAGGGCACTTTGTTTTAGCATAGATGATGACAAAGACTGGGGCTGGATGAGCCGATTtgttcgagtgaggacctcggacttgATCCCGGCCAAGAGTATGttatttcctgagaaatggaatatgaatcaTAAGTATAATTCTTTCCTTAATTTCTgtttattatctttatttttcaccCTTTCTTATCAGTGGTTTACCTGATACAACCGCTGCTTGGATGCCGGGTGCGGTTCCCCAACTCGATAACTGGGTTAGGAGCCTAATATCGCAGTCGACACATGCTGAGCTCTCATGGCGCGATTTGTTGAAGGGTTGATGGGAGGCTAGTAGTCATGGTAAATTTTTCTTCCTGACTTAATGATTTGACCATTGTTCGAATATTTTCCCGAGCTTACTCATTTCCTTTCTTTTGTAGGTCTCGGGAAGGATGTTGCGATGAGGCCCCCGTCTGGTGATGAAGAAATCTTTCTCCTACCATCTGTCTCGAAGCCGatgagggagaagaagaggaaaaaggcTTCGAATTCCACGAGGGGCAGAAACCTAAAAAGAAAACACACTGTAAACCAAAGGGGAACATCATCCCTCTATCTTTAGAGTCAGTCCAACAGCTAAGGGATGaggctgaagaagaagaagaagactccgGAATGGTGGCCCGTGTGCGAGCTAGCACCAAGATTCAAGGAACTACTAAGCTGGTGGGAGCTGAAACTGCTCTGCCTCGACTTGACAAGGTCTAGGGGGAAACCTCAGTCGGAGTCCCCGAGCCAGAAAGAGCTGAAGACGCTTCAACTCGAGGTGAGAAAGTTATCGAGGAGGCGGTTTGATACTAATGTAGAAACCATGCTCGAGGCTCCATGAGATGAAGGCAATTTCCCAGAAGATTTACTTGGAGTGATAGATATCGGAGATTCCCTTCGTTTACTGAGTCAATGATCAAGGAAGCTCAGGCGGTGGAGACTAACCACAGTGAAGGGGCCCATGAAGCAGAGGACCCTTTCCGTAGTTACTTTGTCGGACTAGAGGATGTCACTGGCCTTGGTGATTTGGAAGTACCGAGGAAGAGCTCGAGCGAGGCTTCCTCGTGCCTTAAACTGATCAATCAGTTTCCAGCTCTAAGTGTTGATCCCGGGCGCAAGCGATCAATTGTCATAACGGTCCCGGAGGATACTTGAGTCCTTTCTACCCCTATAGGGGTGGCTAGTTACCTTCGATGTTTGGTAACTGAAGAGGACCAGGCTAAGACGGACGAAGTGGAGATGCCCTGCCTGTTCAATGAAGCTCAACAGGTGTTGAATTTGGTACCCTTAAATTTCTTTGACAATTTCAAGTTCTTCACTTATTCTTTTTATATAATTTCTTTTTCTGTGTTTTGCAGGCTTCAGTACTTCACTATGAGGCCTTCATCCGATCCCGAGAGGAGTTGAACCGGTATGAGGCTTAGATCCGGGGACTCACCGAGAAGAAGGATGCCTTCAAACTTCTCAGTGAGCAAAGAGAAGTGGAAGTTAAGAGCCTTCGAGCTAATTTAGAGATGGCCCAAAAAGAGCATGTCGATCTGTTCGAGTAGGTAAACAGAATCTTTGAAGTTACTGAAACGAATCGGGCACAGTGACTAACGATCTGAACACGTAGGTCCAACAAAAGATTGATATAATCGGGCAGCTCCGTGAAGAGGTAGAAACTGTAAAGACTGAGGCCGAAGAATGGAAGAAGAATATAGATCGCCTTGCCTCAGAAAAGGATATAGATCACCTTGCCTCGGAAAAGGAGACTGCCCGGGCCCAATTGGCCTCGGCTGAAATCTAACTCTGAAGCATGAAAGAGAAAACCTTGGTACTAGCTAAGAAAATCGAGGAGCTCTAGTCTCAGTTGGGTTCAGCAATTTTCGATCGAGAGAAGCTGGTCACAGAGCTCGAAGCGGCCACATCGGAGGTCGAAGCAACCAAGGCCAATGCTGATGCAGTggtggcgcccaccgtggggctaagaataatagtgattACCTGGTACAAGTTTTCGTAACACATActatttcacacttgttctttgaagtatctttgattacAGAAttaaaaaatgtcaaactctcagtcagCACTTCAATACATTGATAATGATCTTAGCCAGCATAGCGAAATTGAGAACATTGCACCAGGAAATATTGTACCCCCTGCTGGTCTCGATGGAATTCCGGCTATAAATCCAATTGACGTCAGTTCGCATGTAGCCATCAATGGAAATTTGGCCATCGATCGCGAAATCAACATTCGTGGGGGTACCCCATCAACTACTCAGAATGCACATAGCGGCGAAGAAGGTGGGATCAGCCTGCAggtgatcttcaaaatgttgcaggCCCAACAAGCAGCAATAGcccaactccaaaatcagaaccaAACACCTAGCAGGGTCGAACTCGAGCCATCCTAGGAAGTTGTACATAGGGTCGAATCGGCTTCTAGGAAATCGAATGAGAAGGAATCGGAGAGCAATCCTGCTTTCATAAAAATGCTTGAAGAATCGACAAAACGAATTGAGataggggaaaagaagatcgaggaaaACGATAAGAAGGTAGaaacctataactccagggtcgaccaaatcccggagcaccaccaatattgaaaggactagattccaaaaagtttgtacaaaaatattccccccccccccaagtatGGCTCCGAACTCAACCATGGTAATAAGTTGaatttttatctaattattatTTGAATGATGTgataatacaaaaaaaattataatattatgaTATAAAATTACAACCccaaataaatttggaaaatacATGCACTTAAGTTCTTAGGTGTCGTTTGGTACGCGGGATAAAGTGCGTGATTAAATTTATATTCTATTTGGTTGACGGTATAAATTTATACGATCAACCAAACATGGTACTTATAAATTTAATCTCGGACTTAATCCTAAATATCATcaaatttgaaattaatttatcccacttttcatatggaataaattaGTTTAAGAATTATAATTTCAAGActataattttgaaataatttagttAGCGTACCAAACCACTTCTCGCACATTTTGTTAAATGTTGATTTGGAAGTATCTTGTGTGAACAAAAGTAAGTTTTCCTACTTCCCTTCCTCTTGCTGCCATTCATTTCTTCCTTAAATATTGAAAGGTATATGTTGTTTCCCTAACTTTTAAGCCCCACTTGATCAAAatagaggatatatatatatatatatataggtcccATCCAATATCtctttaattaataattagaaaaGGATCCAATCTTTTTGCATCTCCACATGGGTTTTCCGTAATTTTCTAAAGATGTAGGGGCACTCAATGAGTCGGGCATCAGATTTCAGTGCAGAGTTGAACTGCAGCAGGGGATGATGAGTAAAACCTTTATCCAACGGATGTTG is a genomic window of Nicotiana tabacum cultivar K326 chromosome 16, ASM71507v2, whole genome shotgun sequence containing:
- the LOC107832200 gene encoding histidine kinase CRE1 isoform X2, which translates into the protein MGDKMQNHHMLSVKENEQFDSKRKHRFVPSQCLLPKLFAFWIICCMVFSIFVYFSMDANQKEKRKEGLVSMCDQRARMLQDQFSVSVNHVHALAILVSTFHYEKNPSAIDQKTFAEYTARTAFERPLLSGVAYAERVLHSEREEFERQHGWTIKTMEREASPIRDEYSPVIFSQETVSYIESLDMMSGEEDRENIMRARASGKAVLTSPFRLLGSHHLGVVLTFPVYKSKLPQNPTEHERVEATAGYLGGAFDVESLVECLLGQLAANHPIIVNVYDVTNSSDPLIMYGHQNPNGDPTLKHVSKLDFGDPFRKHEMICRYLHEAPISRGAVTTAVFIFIIFLLIGYTGYKSASHINKVEDDFHKMQELKVQAEAADVAKSQFLATVSHEIRTPMNGILGMLALLLDTNLNSTQRDYAQTAQACGKSLITLINEVLDRAKIEAGKLELEAVPFDLRSILDDVLSLFSDESRRKGVELAVFVSDKVPEIVMGDPGRFRQVITNLVGNSVKFTEQGHIFVQVHLAEQTKDGAKKDTCLDGVSENVISPSGYHYETLSGYEVADSQNTWDTYKHIVASNGSYYESASKVANDDHSQNVTLMFCVEDTGIGIPFKAQDRVFTPFMQADSSTSRNYGGTGLNAIIVDGKPVRAAVTGYHLKRLGIRAEVVSSIKKVAATFGRNGSFVSNDRKLDMILVEKDLWISEDVDLNSHLPCIKPNGHVYKSPKMILLATNITNTEDEMAKAVGFAVIMKPLRASMMAACLKQLIGMGNKSQGKDMFNGSSLRGLLCGKKILVVDDNRVNRRVAAGALKKFGADVECAESGKAALSLLQLPHNFDACFMDIQMPEMDGFEATRLIRDLEGVTNEQLNGGLNCDGATKMRRWHMPILAMTADVIHATLEKCLKCGMDGYVSKPFEEENLYQAVSKFFESKPNSDQ